Proteins from one Cicer arietinum cultivar CDC Frontier isolate Library 1 chromosome 3, Cicar.CDCFrontier_v2.0, whole genome shotgun sequence genomic window:
- the LOC101494127 gene encoding pectinesterase 31-like translates to MAACVFTVSQDGTGDFQTVQEAIDAVPFGNNRRTVIRVSPGIYRQPVYVPKTKNCITLAGLCPEDTVLTWNNTANGIDHHQPARVIGTGTFGCGSTIVEGEDFIAENVTFENSSPQGSGQAVAIRVTADRCAFYNCRFLGWQDTLYLHYGKQYLKDCYIEGSVDFIFGNSTALLEHCHIHCKSEGFITAQGRKSSQESTGYVFLRCVITGNGGNSYAYLGRPWGPFGRVVFAYTYMDPCIRQVGWDNWGKVENERSACFYEYRCFGPGCCPTNRVTWCRELVDEEALQFIMHPFIDPEPDRPWLAQRMGLRIPYSA, encoded by the exons ATGGCAGCTTGTGTATTCACCGTCTCACAAGATGGAACCGGAGATTTTCAAACGGTGCAGGAAGCAATCGACGCTGTGCCGTTTGGCAACAATCGTCGGACTGTGATCCGGGTTTCTCCGGGAATCTACCGGCAGCCGGTGTACGTTCCCAAAACTAAGAATTGCATCACTCTTGCTGGTCTGTGTCCTGAGGATACTGTGCTTACTTGGAATAACACTGCCAATGGAATCGATCACCATCAA CCAGCTAGGGTGATTGGAACTGGGACATTTGGTTGTGGAAGTACCATTGTGGAAGGAGAGGATTTCATTGCTGAGAATGTCACTTTTGAGAATTCTTCCCCTCAG GGTTCAGGACAGGCAGTGGCAATTAGAGTAACGGCAGATCGTTGTGCTTTCTACAATTGCAGGTTCCTTGGATGGCAG GACACGCTGTACTTACATTATGGTAAACAATATCTGAAAGATTGCTATATTGAAGGAAGCGTGGACTTTATCTTTGGCAATAGCACTGCTCTTTTGGAGCACTGTCACATCCATTGCAAGTCTGAAGGGTTCATAACTGCACAGGGTAGAAAATCATCGCAGGAATCAACAGGTTATGTATTCTTGAG ATGTGTTATCACAGGTAATGGAGGAAATTCATACGCGTATCTTGGACGACCGTGGGGACCTTTTGGAAGGGTGGTTTTTGCATACACTTATATGGATCCATGTATAAGACAAGTTGGCTGGGATAATTGGGGGAAAGTAGAGAATGAGAGGAGTGCTTGCTTTTATGAATACAG GTGTTTTGGACCTGGTTGCTGTCCAACGAATCGAGTAACATGGTGTAGAGAATTGGTGGATGAAGAAGCGTTGCAGTTCATCATGCATCCTTTCATTGATCCTGAACCAGATAGACCATGGCTTGCTCAAAGAATGGGATTGAGGATTCCATATTCTGCTTAG
- the LOC101494434 gene encoding vesicle transport v-SNARE 13-like encodes MSTVFEGYERQYCELSANLSKICTAAASLNGERKKQKISEIKAGIDEAEALIRKMDLEARSLQPNIKAVLLAKLREYKSDLNNIKTELKKLVSGNLNPSARDALLESGMADALTVSADQRDRLMISTGRLNNSSDRIKDSRRTMLETEELGVSILQDLHSQRQSLLHAHGTLHGVDDNVSKSKKILSNMSKRMNRNKCIISAIVAVLVLAILLILYFKLSK; translated from the exons ATGAGTACCGTTTTTGAGGGATATGAACGTCAATACTGCGAGCTTTCTGCTAATCTATCAAAAATATGTACTGCAGCTGCATCTCTTAATGGAg AGCGAAAGAAGCAAAAGATTTCAGAAATAAAGGCTGGAATTGATGAAGCAGAAGCTTTG ATTCGAAAAATGGATCTTGAGGCAAGAAGTTTACAGCCAAACATTAAGGCCGTGCTTCTTGCTAAGTTGCGGGAATACAAATCAGATTTGAACAATATTAAAACTGAACTTAAGAAACTTGTATCTGGTAACTTGAACCCCTCTGCCCGGGATGCATTGTTGGAATCAGGCATGGCAGATGCTTTGACG GTATCAGCTGATCAAAGAGACAGATTAATGATATCAACTGGGAGGTTGAACAATTCTAGCGACAGAATTAAGGACAGTAGGAGAACAATGTTGGAAACTGAAGAGCTTGGCGTTTCGATCCTTCAAGATTTGCATTCTCAGCGACAATCTCTGCTGCATGCACATGGCACA CTTCATGGAGTGGATGATAACGTAAGCAAGAGCAAGAAAATATTGTCTAACATGTCTAAAAGGATGAACAGGAACAAGTGTATTATCAGCGCCATTGTTGCGGTCCTGGTTCTTGCTATCCTCTTGATTCTATACtttaaactttcaaaatag
- the LOC101500497 gene encoding uncharacterized protein, with protein MKNDKYSKCFPKDYQIVDNEAKYKQRDIGLFVLKKGINLDNRFVVPYNPYLLMRYQAHVSVECCNKGNSIKYLFKYVNKGLDRATIEISNQTKNGQVLDEIKEYYECRYLALCEAIWRTFEYDIPQRWPLVIWLSFHIENE; from the coding sequence ATGAAAAATGACAAGTACTCAAAGTGTTTCCCAAAGGATTACCAAATAGTTGACAATGAAGCAAAGTACAAGCAGCGAGATATTggtttgtttgttttgaaaaaaggAATCAATTTGGACAATAGGTTTGTAGTTCCATACAATCCATATTTGTTGATGAGATATCAAGCACATGTCAGTGTTGAGTGTTGCAACAAGGGAAACTCAATAAAGTATttgtttaaatatgttaataaagGACTAGATAGAGCCACAATAGAGAtttcaaaccaaactaaaaatGGCCAGGTACTAGATGAGATAAAAGAGTACTATGAGTGCAGATATTTGGCCCTGTGCGAGGCTATTTGGAGGACTTTTGAGTATGACATCCCTCAAAGGTGGCCTCTTGTTATATGGCTTTCATTTCACATTGAAAATGAGTAG